The following proteins are co-located in the Bordetella bronchialis genome:
- the tpiA gene encoding triose-phosphate isomerase codes for MHGSLAENAALLDALRARAGAGTCQIGVCVPFPYLAQAQALLDGSAVSWGAQDISVHDKGAYTGEVSAAMLKDFGCRWALAGHSERRAMHGETDELVAQKARTALAAGLTPVVCVGETLAEREGGNTLGVIERQLEPILALGAQSLNHLVLAYEPVWAIGTGRTATPEQAQEVHGAIRVALRGLGVPQVRILYGGSVKAANAAELFAMPDIDGALVGGASLVADEFLRIAAI; via the coding sequence ATGCACGGCAGCCTGGCGGAAAACGCCGCGCTGCTGGACGCCCTGCGCGCCCGCGCCGGGGCCGGTACCTGCCAGATCGGCGTCTGCGTGCCGTTCCCCTACCTGGCGCAGGCGCAGGCACTGCTGGACGGCAGCGCCGTGTCCTGGGGCGCGCAAGACATCAGCGTGCATGACAAGGGCGCCTACACCGGCGAGGTGTCGGCCGCCATGCTGAAGGATTTCGGCTGCCGCTGGGCGCTGGCCGGCCATTCCGAGCGCCGCGCCATGCACGGTGAAACCGATGAGCTGGTCGCGCAAAAGGCCAGGACCGCCCTGGCGGCGGGCCTGACCCCGGTGGTGTGCGTGGGCGAAACCCTGGCCGAGCGCGAAGGCGGCAATACGCTGGGCGTCATCGAGCGCCAGCTGGAGCCCATCCTGGCACTGGGCGCCCAATCCCTGAACCACCTGGTGCTGGCCTACGAGCCGGTGTGGGCGATCGGCACCGGACGCACCGCCACGCCGGAGCAGGCGCAGGAAGTCCACGGCGCGATCCGCGTCGCCCTGCGCGGCCTGGGCGTGCCGCAGGTCCGTATTCTGTATGGCGGCAGCGTCAAGGCCGCCAATGCCGCCGAGCTGTTCGCCATGCCGGATATCGACGGCGCCCTGGTGGGCGGCGCCTCGCTGGTGGCCGATGAATTCCTGCGCATAGCCGCAATTTGA
- the secG gene encoding preprotein translocase subunit SecG — MSLMLSALMIVQVLSALAIIVLVLLQQGKGADMGSAFGTGSAGSLFGASGAANFLSRTTKWAAVVFFASTAGLAYVTHKGGNAPTLDTGVMQGYQAPADKSVPQAPGSAPVPAPAPQGDASVPAVPSVPAPAPTAPAKPDASVPQAPATSSQPAAPVKPATPAK; from the coding sequence ATGTCTTTGATGCTTTCCGCGCTGATGATCGTGCAGGTGCTGTCCGCACTGGCCATCATCGTTCTGGTCCTGCTGCAGCAAGGCAAGGGCGCCGATATGGGTTCGGCCTTCGGCACCGGCTCGGCCGGCAGCCTGTTCGGCGCCTCCGGGGCCGCCAACTTCCTGTCGCGCACGACGAAATGGGCCGCGGTGGTGTTTTTCGCGTCCACGGCCGGGCTGGCCTACGTCACCCACAAGGGCGGCAACGCGCCCACGCTGGACACGGGTGTGATGCAGGGCTACCAGGCGCCGGCCGACAAGTCCGTGCCCCAGGCGCCGGGCAGTGCGCCGGTCCCGGCTCCGGCTCCGCAAGGCGATGCGTCGGTGCCGGCCGTGCCGTCGGTGCCCGCTCCCGCGCCGACCGCGCCCGCCAAGCCCGACGCGTCGGTGCCCCAGGCGCCCGCCACGTCCTCGCAGCCCGCCGCGCCCGTTAAACCGGCCACGCCGGCGAAGTAA
- a CDS encoding DUF2007 domain-containing protein, producing the protein MIRLTRAPNLLIAQHWMNLLAQARIACEMHNQYLLGAMGDIPADQCGPEIWLEHERDLDLASRIIDGGWTDPGQSRAHWCCVWCGEWSEPQFTLCWQCGAAREDGQAAPPTR; encoded by the coding sequence ATGATCCGGCTCACGCGCGCGCCCAACCTGCTTATCGCCCAGCACTGGATGAATCTGCTGGCGCAGGCCCGCATCGCCTGCGAAATGCATAACCAGTACCTGCTGGGTGCCATGGGCGACATCCCCGCGGATCAATGCGGGCCCGAAATCTGGCTCGAACATGAACGCGACCTCGACCTGGCCAGCCGCATCATCGACGGGGGCTGGACCGACCCTGGCCAGTCGCGGGCCCATTGGTGCTGCGTCTGGTGCGGGGAATGGTCGGAGCCTCAGTTCACCTTGTGCTGGCAATGCGGGGCGGCCCGGGAAGACGGCCAGGCAGCCCCACCCACCCGTTAA
- a CDS encoding bestrophin family protein, producing MIVRRNHNWFRMLFVWDGSVLQAILPQLGLMAALGLLAVWTHGRLLGERVPLNTAPFTLAGVALTIFLAFRNTASYERYCEARHLWGQVAISSRALVSQALNYASPDPAVFDRQAFVQGLIAFVYALKHQLRGTDPAADLRRLLGPDQANAVLRAEYRPVAILNEARRVLGEQQRQGKLRGTGLWMLDGQLNELGAMLGGCERIASTPIPYPYGVLLHRTVYIYCALLPFCLVSSIGGLTPVVSVFVSYTLIALEAIAGEIAEPFGTAPNSLALDAMTRSIERSLLELCGKEIPPAPRPDPRYRLS from the coding sequence ATGATCGTTCGCCGCAATCACAACTGGTTCCGCATGCTGTTCGTGTGGGACGGCTCGGTGCTGCAGGCCATCCTGCCGCAGCTGGGGCTGATGGCGGCCCTGGGGCTGCTGGCGGTATGGACGCACGGCCGCCTGCTGGGCGAGCGCGTTCCCTTGAATACCGCGCCCTTCACGCTGGCGGGCGTGGCGCTGACGATATTCCTGGCCTTTCGCAATACGGCCAGCTACGAGCGCTACTGCGAAGCGCGGCATCTATGGGGGCAGGTCGCGATCTCCAGCCGGGCGCTGGTCTCGCAGGCCTTGAACTACGCGTCGCCGGACCCCGCCGTATTCGACCGCCAGGCTTTCGTGCAGGGGCTGATCGCTTTCGTCTACGCGCTCAAGCACCAGTTGCGCGGCACCGATCCTGCCGCGGACCTGCGGCGCCTGCTCGGTCCGGACCAGGCCAACGCCGTCCTGCGCGCGGAGTACCGGCCGGTCGCCATCCTGAACGAAGCGCGCCGCGTCCTGGGCGAGCAGCAGCGGCAAGGGAAGCTGCGGGGCACGGGGCTGTGGATGCTGGATGGCCAGCTCAATGAGCTGGGCGCCATGCTGGGCGGCTGCGAGCGCATCGCTTCCACGCCCATTCCCTATCCCTATGGCGTGCTGCTGCATCGGACCGTCTACATCTATTGCGCGCTGCTGCCGTTCTGCCTGGTCAGCTCGATCGGCGGCCTGACGCCGGTGGTTTCGGTGTTCGTGTCGTACACCCTGATCGCGCTGGAGGCCATTGCCGGCGAAATCGCCGAACCCTTCGGCACGGCGCCCAATAGCCTGGCGCTGGACGCGATGACAAGGTCCATCGAGCGTTCGCTGCTGGAGCTGTGCGGCAAGGAGATTCCGCCCGCTCCGCGTCCGGACCCGCGGTATCGCCTGAGTTAA
- a CDS encoding NAD(P)H-quinone oxidoreductase, with translation MLAVEISRPGGPEVLVPAQRPMPEPGPGEVLVKVSAAGVNRPDTLQRKGAYPPPRGASDLPGLEIAGEIVGGDAAVGGFAIGDKVCALVAGGGYAEYCVVPVPQCLPIPAGLSEVEAAGLPETYFTVWSNVFDRGRLAAGESLLVHGGASGIGTTAIQLASALGHKVYGTAGSDDRARAIEKLGAARGINYREQDFVGEVLDATGGAGVNVILDMVAGDYIARDIQCLADEGRIVLIATLGGNHGNVDFGQVMRRRLTITGSTLRPRPVAFKGDIADSLRQKVWPLLESGKIKPIIHATFPLEEAARAHAMMEAGEQIGKIILTVKG, from the coding sequence ATGCTCGCCGTCGAAATCTCCCGCCCCGGTGGACCCGAGGTGCTCGTTCCCGCCCAACGTCCCATGCCGGAGCCCGGACCGGGCGAAGTCCTGGTCAAGGTGTCGGCGGCGGGAGTCAACCGTCCCGATACGCTGCAGCGCAAGGGGGCCTACCCGCCGCCGCGGGGCGCATCGGACCTGCCCGGCCTGGAGATCGCCGGTGAAATCGTCGGCGGCGATGCGGCCGTGGGCGGCTTCGCCATCGGCGACAAGGTCTGCGCCCTGGTCGCGGGCGGTGGCTATGCCGAGTATTGCGTCGTCCCGGTCCCGCAATGCCTGCCGATCCCCGCCGGCCTGTCCGAGGTCGAGGCCGCCGGCTTGCCCGAGACCTATTTCACGGTCTGGAGCAATGTGTTCGACCGCGGCCGCCTGGCCGCCGGCGAAAGCCTGCTGGTCCACGGAGGCGCCAGCGGCATCGGCACCACGGCCATCCAGCTGGCCAGCGCGCTGGGGCACAAGGTGTACGGCACGGCCGGCAGCGACGACCGCGCCCGCGCCATCGAGAAGCTGGGCGCCGCCCGCGGCATCAACTACCGGGAACAGGATTTCGTCGGCGAGGTCCTGGACGCCACCGGCGGCGCCGGCGTGAACGTCATCCTGGATATGGTGGCGGGCGACTACATCGCCCGCGATATCCAGTGCCTGGCCGACGAAGGCCGCATCGTCCTGATCGCCACGCTGGGCGGCAACCACGGCAATGTCGATTTCGGCCAGGTGATGCGCCGCCGGCTGACGATTACGGGCTCCACCCTGCGTCCGCGCCCCGTCGCCTTCAAGGGCGACATCGCCGACAGCCTGCGCCAGAAGGTGTGGCCCCTGCTGGAAAGCGGCAAGATCAAGCCCATCATCCATGCCACCTTTCCGCTGGAGGAGGCCGCCCGGGCCCACGCCATGATGGAGGCCGGCGAGCAGATCGGGAAGATCATCCTGACCGTCAAGGGTTGA